The following are encoded in a window of Megachile rotundata isolate GNS110a chromosome 2, iyMegRotu1, whole genome shotgun sequence genomic DNA:
- the LOC100876656 gene encoding GMP reductase 1 — translation MPNIINDIKLDFKDVLLRPKRSTLKSRSEVDLYREITFRNSKRTYKGIPVMASNMDTVGTFEMARALSKHGLFTTVHKYYTAEEWKDFAMQNSDCLKNVAASSGTGKEDFERLSSVLAAVPELSFICLDVANGYSQHFVEYVRKVRSEYPNHTIIAGNVVTGEMVEELILSGADVIKVGIGPGSVCTTRMKTGVGYPQLSAVIECADAAHGLKGHIISDGGCTCPGDLAKAFGAGADFVMAGGMFAGHDECGGEIIEKNGRKVKLFYGMASSTAMKKHAGGVAEYRSSEGKTVEVPYKGLVENTVLDMLGGLRSACTYTGAQRLRELPRRATFIRCTQQLNPMYGPPPEM, via the exons ATGCCGAATATTATAAACGATATCAAATTGGATTTCAAAGACGTTTTGTTACGTCCTAAAAGGAGTACATTAAAAAGTAGATCCGAG gtCGATTTATACAGAGAAATTACATTTCGTAATTCAAAACGAACTTATAAAGGAATACCTGTAATGGCTTCAAATATGGATACAGTAGGAACATTTGAAATGGCAAGAGCCTTATCAAAG CATGGTCTTTTTACTACTGTCCACAAGTATTATACAGCAGAAGAGTGGAAAGATTTTGCAATGCAAAATTCTGACTGCCTTAAAAATGTAGCTGCCAGTTCTGGAACAGGAAAAGAAGACTTTGAACGATTATCAAGTGTTTTAGCAGCTGTGCCCGAATTATCTTTTATTTGTTTAGACGTTGCTAATGGATATTCGCAACATTTTGTTGAATATGTTAGAAAAGTGAGATCTGAATATCCTAATCACACGATAATT GCAGGAAATGTAGTAACAGGTGAAATGGTAGAAGAGCTAATATTGTCAGGAGCAGATGTGATAAAAGTAGGAATTGGCCCTGGATCTGTCTGTACTACAAGAATGAAAACTGGGGTAGGATATCCACAACTAAGTGCTGTAATTGAATGTGCAGATGCAGCTCATGGTTTAAAAGGACACATCATTTCT GATGGAGGATGTACTTGTCCAGGTGATTTAGCAAAGGCTTTTGGTGCAGGAGCAGATTTTGTAATGGCAGGTGGTATGTTTGCTGGACATGATGAATGTGGGGGAGAAATTATTGAGAAAAATGGGAGAAAAGTTAAACTTTTCTATGGCATGGCTTCAAGTACAGCCATGAAAAAACATGCTGGTGGTGTTGCAGAGTATAG ATCATCCGAGGGTAAAACGGTGGAAGTACCTTATAAAGGTCTAGTGGAAAATACTGTACTAGATATGCTTGGTGGATTACGCTCTGCTTGTACGTATACAGGAGCTCAACGATTACGAGAATTACCACGTCGGGCTACATTTATACGTTGCACGCAACAATTAAACCCAATGTATGGACCACCTCCAGAAatgtga
- the Psi gene encoding P-element somatic inhibitor isoform X1, producing MSDYSAVAPPQNFSQSSAFAAALQRAKQIAAKINPAGAQNNQETKLKRPLEDGSEPEAKKMASLVTDPLIGLRGPVGSNSLGDSNNQGRTGQTGSSGPIGNVGGICNEDIRVPDKMVGLIIGRGGEQITRLQSETGCKIQMAPESGLPERVCTLTGSREAVNRAKELVLSIVNQRSRTEGIGDMNMSGSSGGMMGHPGFVEIMIPGPKVGLIIGKGGETIKQLQEKSGAKMVVIQEGPSQEQEKPLRITGDPQKVEYAKQLVYELIAEKEMQMFHRGARGNDRSGSYSNDSSFNHGSGTTDGVEVLVPRAAVGVVIGKGGDMIKKIQAETGARVQFQQGREDGPGDRKCILSGKHQAVEQVRQRIQELIDSVMVNNRFDRRDDGRSPMGTRSGPRGNGFGNNRNPNEYGGWDRRQGGPMQDKIETTFTVPSSKCGIIIGKGGETIKQINQQTGAHCELDRRNQSNENEKIFIIRGNPEQVEHAKRIFSEKLGMAPANTSFSGTQGAIGYNPTWNAGTAYQAWPSQPQTTDTNTANQAPVQVNPQTGQPDYSAQWAEYYRSLGMHREADMIEQQAKQGKQDHNQQSGNTQNQSNTSATGTAGPAQQQQQQTQQQQQQSGATQNGGQADYSAQWAEYYRSIGKIKEAEAIEAQMKAGKLGMQNNQMAQQQMQQSMQGQSGPGGGTPNAFPQAYGNYPTINAGSTPTGYYATGAGSTTQPQAGQQNPSFPTGYQNYPYSQTNTES from the exons ATGAGTGACTATTCAGCGGTTGCTCCGCCTCAAAATTTTAGCCAAAGCTCTGCATTTGCAGCAGCTTTACAACGTGCAAAACAG ATAGCTGCAAAGATTAATCCAGCTGGTGCTCAAAATAATCAGGAAACTAAGTTGAAACGTCCTCTTGAGGATGGATCag aaCCAGAAGCAAAGAAAATGGCATCTTTAGTAACAGATCCATTAATTGGACTACGTGGCCCAGTAGGAAGTAATTCATTAGGAGATTCAAATAACCAAGGACGAACAGGGCAAACAGGATCATCTGGACCCATTGGGAATGTAGGAGGTATTTGTAATGAAGATATCAGAGTTCCAGATAAAATGGTTGGTTTAA TAATTGGCAGAGGTGGCGAACAAATAACAAGATTACAAAGTGAAACAGGATGTAAGATACAAATGGCGCCAGAAAGTGGGCTACCTGAACGTGTTTGCACATTAACTGGCTCACGAGAAGCTGTCAA TCGAGCTAAAGAGTTGGTATTATCAATTGTAAATCAAAGAAGTAGAACCGAAGGAATTGGTGATATGAACATGAGTGGGAGTAGCGGCGGAATGATGGGGCACCCAGGATTTGTCGAAATAATGATTCCTGGACCTAAAGTTGGCTTAATTATTGGAAAAGGAGGGGAAACAATAAAACAACTTCAGGAGAAGTCTGGAGCCAAAATGGTCGTTATCCAAGAAGGACCTTCTCAGGAACAAGAAAAACCGTTAAG gaTAACTGGTGATCCACAAAAAGTTGAATATGCCAAACAATTAGTGTATGAATTAATAGCTGAAAAAGAAATGCAAATGTTTCATAGAGGTGCAAGAGGTAATGATAGGAGTGGAAGTTACTCAAATGATAGTAGTTTTAATCATGGTTCTGGAACCACTGATGGAGTAGAG GTACTTGTTCCAAGAGCAGCAGTGGGTGTTGTTATTGGCAAGGGAGGAGatatgataaaaaaaatacaagcaGAGACTGGTGCTAGAGTCCAGTTTCAACAGGGAAGAGAAGATGGCCCCGGAGATAGAAAATGCATATTATCTGGAAAACATCAAGCTGTAGAACAAGTTCGTCAACGCATTCAAGAACTTATAGACAGTGTGATGGTAAATAATAGATTTGAT AGAAGAGATGACGGTAGAAGTCCTATGGGAACAAGAAGTGGTCCTCGCGGAAATGGTTTTGGTAATAATCGAAATCCAAATGAATATGGTGGCTGGGATAGGCGTCAAGGAGGACCCATGCAAGATAAAATAGAAACAACATTTACCGTCCCGTCATCAAAATGTGGTATTATTATTGGAAAag GTGGGGAAACTATTAAACAAATCAATCAACAAACTGGAGCACACTGTGAATTAGATAGGAGAAATCAGagtaatgaaaatgaaaaaattttcataattcgcGGTAATCCTGAACAAGTAGAGCACGCGAAACGAATATTTAGTGAAAAATTAGGCATG GCACCAGCCAATACATCATTTAGTGGCACACAAGGAGCAATAGGATATAATCCAACTTGGAATGCTGGAACAGCCTATCAAGCATGGCCAAGTCAACCGCAAACTACTGATACAA ATACTGCAAATCAAGCACCTGTTCAAGTAAATCCACAAACAGGACAACCAGATTATAGTGCACAGTGGGCAGAGTATTATCGATCACTTGGTATGCATAGAGAGGCTGACATGATCGAACAGCAAGCAAAACAAGGCAAACAAGATCACAATCAGCAATCAG GAAATACGCaaaatcaatctaacacatCAGCAACTGGTACTGCTGGTCCAGctcaacaacagcaacaacaaacacaacagcagcagcaacaaagTGGAGCTACTCAAAATGGAGGTCAAGCTGATTATAGTGCACAATGGGCAGAATATTATAGAAGTATTGGTAAAATAAAAGAAGCGGAAGCTATAGAAGCTCAAATGAAAGCGGGAAAA TTGGGTATGCAAAACAATCAAATGGCTCAACAGCAAATGCAACAGAGTATGCAAGGTCAATCAGGTCCAGGAGGTGGGACTCCGAACGCATTTCCACAAGCCTATGGTAATTACCCAACAATAAATGCCGGTTCAACGCCAACGGGTTATTATGCAACGGGGGCTGGAtctaccacacaaccacaagccgGTCAACAAAATCCATCGTTCCCAACGGGCTATCAGAACTATCCGTATTCACAAACGAATACAGAAAGTTAA
- the Fkbp59 gene encoding FK506-binding protein 59kD isoform X1, translated as MAAVDISPNKDGGVLKEIIKEGVGDETPAPGSNVIVHYTGTLLDGTKFDSSKDRNEPFKFELKKGSVIKAWDIGVATMKKGEVAMLTCAPEYAYGKNGSPPKIPPNSTLKFEIEMIDWKGEDLSPDKDGSIERFQMIQGKDYITPQDGALVNVHLTGTYNDRVFEDRDVQFSLGEGEDCGVIEGVEKALESFKSGEKSRLKIKSKYAFKNVGKSEFDIPPNATVEYIVELKSFEKAVEVWSLQPQEKIEQAKIFKEKGTTYFKANKYTLAIKMYKKVTSFLEYGDDFEADLKTERNNLLLSSHLNLALCHLKIDQNVEAKDACNEALKLSPQNEKALFRRGQAYLALASPEIAIKDFQEVIKIEPKNTAAVKQIGVCNNLIKKQLAKEKKLYANMFDKFAQEDKQKEEEKLREQPDVMRGALGEWGQEERPGGRDATAFEKENPNILMLNANGTGEFQNM; from the exons ATGGCTGCAGTAGATATATCTCCCAATAAGGATGGAGGTGTTctcaaagaaattattaaagaagGTGTTGGAGATGAAACTCCAGCACCTGGAAGTAATGTAATAGTTCATTATACTGGTACTCTGCTGGATGGAACAAAGTTTGATTCGAGCAAGGATCGCAATGAACCGTTCAAGTTTGAACTTAAAAAAGGAAGTGTTATTAAAGCTTGGGATATTGGAGTAGCTACTATGAAGAAGGGTGAAGTTGCGATGTTGACTTGTGCTCCTGAATATGCATATGGAAAAAATGGTAGCCCACCTAAAATTCCACCAAATTCAACACTTAAATTTGAA ATTGAAATGATTGATTGGAAAGGAGAAGATTTAAGTCCTGACAAAGATGGAAGCATCGAGAGGTTTCAAATGATTCAAGGGAAAGACTATATTACTCCGCAAGATGGAGCTTTAGTTAATG TACATTTAACTGGAACGTATAATGATAGAGTATTTGAAGATAGAGATGTTCAGTTTTCTCTCGGAGAAGGAGAAGATTGTGGTGTTATAGAAGGTGTAGAGAAAGCCTTAGAGAGCTTTAAAAGTGGAGAAAAATCTAGACTTAAAATTAAGAGTAAATAcgcatttaaaaatgtaggaaaatCGGAATTTGATATTCCACCAAATGCAACTGTGGAATATATTgtagaattaaaaagttttgaaaag GCTGTAGAAGTTTGGTCTTTACAGCCTCAGGAAAAAATAGAACAAGCTAAGATTTTCAAAGAAAAAGGTACCACATACTTCAAAGCAAATAAGTACACTTTAGCTATCAAAATGTATAAGAAAGTTACTTCATTCCTGGAATATGGAGACGATTTTGAAGCAGATCTTAAAACGGAAAGAAATAATCTTCTTTTGTCTTCACACTTGAATCTGGCTCTATGCCACTTAAAAATAGATCAAAATGTTGAAGCAAAGGATGCATGTAATGAAGCTTTGAAGTTAAGTCCACAAAACGAAAAAGCACTGTTTAGAAGGGGACAAGCGTACCTTGCACTGGCGTCACCTGAAATTGCAATTAAGGATTTCCAAGAAGTTATAAAGATAGAACCAAAAAATACAGCAGCTGTGAAACAAATCGgtgtttgtaataatttaattaaaaaacaattagcgaaagagaaaaaattatatGCCAATATGTTTGACAAGTTTGCCCAAGAGGATAAGCAG AAGGAGGAGGAAAAACTACGAGAACAACCAGATGTAATGCGTGGTGCCCTGGGTGAATGGGGTCAAGAAGAACGACCTGGAGGTAGAGATGCAACTGCCTTTGAAAAGGAAAATCCGAATATACTTATGCTCAATGCTAATGGTACCGGCGAATTTCagaatatgtaa
- the Psi gene encoding P-element somatic inhibitor isoform X2, translating into MSDYSAVAPPQNFSQSSAFAAALQRAKQIAAKINPAGAQNNQETKLKRPLEDGSEPEAKKMASLVTDPLIGLRGPVGSNSLGDSNNQGRTGQTGSSGPIGNVGGICNEDIRVPDKMVGLIIGRGGEQITRLQSETGCKIQMAPESGLPERVCTLTGSREAVNRAKELVLSIVNQRSRTEGIGDMNMSGSSGGMMGHPGFVEIMIPGPKVGLIIGKGGETIKQLQEKSGAKMVVIQEGPSQEQEKPLRITGDPQKVEYAKQLVYELIAEKEMQMFHRGARGNDRSGSYSNDSSFNHGSGTTDGVEVLVPRAAVGVVIGKGGDMIKKIQAETGARVQFQQGREDGPGDRKCILSGKHQAVEQVRQRIQELIDSVMRRDDGRSPMGTRSGPRGNGFGNNRNPNEYGGWDRRQGGPMQDKIETTFTVPSSKCGIIIGKGGETIKQINQQTGAHCELDRRNQSNENEKIFIIRGNPEQVEHAKRIFSEKLGMAPANTSFSGTQGAIGYNPTWNAGTAYQAWPSQPQTTDTNTANQAPVQVNPQTGQPDYSAQWAEYYRSLGMHREADMIEQQAKQGKQDHNQQSGNTQNQSNTSATGTAGPAQQQQQQTQQQQQQSGATQNGGQADYSAQWAEYYRSIGKIKEAEAIEAQMKAGKLGMQNNQMAQQQMQQSMQGQSGPGGGTPNAFPQAYGNYPTINAGSTPTGYYATGAGSTTQPQAGQQNPSFPTGYQNYPYSQTNTES; encoded by the exons ATGAGTGACTATTCAGCGGTTGCTCCGCCTCAAAATTTTAGCCAAAGCTCTGCATTTGCAGCAGCTTTACAACGTGCAAAACAG ATAGCTGCAAAGATTAATCCAGCTGGTGCTCAAAATAATCAGGAAACTAAGTTGAAACGTCCTCTTGAGGATGGATCag aaCCAGAAGCAAAGAAAATGGCATCTTTAGTAACAGATCCATTAATTGGACTACGTGGCCCAGTAGGAAGTAATTCATTAGGAGATTCAAATAACCAAGGACGAACAGGGCAAACAGGATCATCTGGACCCATTGGGAATGTAGGAGGTATTTGTAATGAAGATATCAGAGTTCCAGATAAAATGGTTGGTTTAA TAATTGGCAGAGGTGGCGAACAAATAACAAGATTACAAAGTGAAACAGGATGTAAGATACAAATGGCGCCAGAAAGTGGGCTACCTGAACGTGTTTGCACATTAACTGGCTCACGAGAAGCTGTCAA TCGAGCTAAAGAGTTGGTATTATCAATTGTAAATCAAAGAAGTAGAACCGAAGGAATTGGTGATATGAACATGAGTGGGAGTAGCGGCGGAATGATGGGGCACCCAGGATTTGTCGAAATAATGATTCCTGGACCTAAAGTTGGCTTAATTATTGGAAAAGGAGGGGAAACAATAAAACAACTTCAGGAGAAGTCTGGAGCCAAAATGGTCGTTATCCAAGAAGGACCTTCTCAGGAACAAGAAAAACCGTTAAG gaTAACTGGTGATCCACAAAAAGTTGAATATGCCAAACAATTAGTGTATGAATTAATAGCTGAAAAAGAAATGCAAATGTTTCATAGAGGTGCAAGAGGTAATGATAGGAGTGGAAGTTACTCAAATGATAGTAGTTTTAATCATGGTTCTGGAACCACTGATGGAGTAGAG GTACTTGTTCCAAGAGCAGCAGTGGGTGTTGTTATTGGCAAGGGAGGAGatatgataaaaaaaatacaagcaGAGACTGGTGCTAGAGTCCAGTTTCAACAGGGAAGAGAAGATGGCCCCGGAGATAGAAAATGCATATTATCTGGAAAACATCAAGCTGTAGAACAAGTTCGTCAACGCATTCAAGAACTTATAGACAGTGTGATG AGAAGAGATGACGGTAGAAGTCCTATGGGAACAAGAAGTGGTCCTCGCGGAAATGGTTTTGGTAATAATCGAAATCCAAATGAATATGGTGGCTGGGATAGGCGTCAAGGAGGACCCATGCAAGATAAAATAGAAACAACATTTACCGTCCCGTCATCAAAATGTGGTATTATTATTGGAAAag GTGGGGAAACTATTAAACAAATCAATCAACAAACTGGAGCACACTGTGAATTAGATAGGAGAAATCAGagtaatgaaaatgaaaaaattttcataattcgcGGTAATCCTGAACAAGTAGAGCACGCGAAACGAATATTTAGTGAAAAATTAGGCATG GCACCAGCCAATACATCATTTAGTGGCACACAAGGAGCAATAGGATATAATCCAACTTGGAATGCTGGAACAGCCTATCAAGCATGGCCAAGTCAACCGCAAACTACTGATACAA ATACTGCAAATCAAGCACCTGTTCAAGTAAATCCACAAACAGGACAACCAGATTATAGTGCACAGTGGGCAGAGTATTATCGATCACTTGGTATGCATAGAGAGGCTGACATGATCGAACAGCAAGCAAAACAAGGCAAACAAGATCACAATCAGCAATCAG GAAATACGCaaaatcaatctaacacatCAGCAACTGGTACTGCTGGTCCAGctcaacaacagcaacaacaaacacaacagcagcagcaacaaagTGGAGCTACTCAAAATGGAGGTCAAGCTGATTATAGTGCACAATGGGCAGAATATTATAGAAGTATTGGTAAAATAAAAGAAGCGGAAGCTATAGAAGCTCAAATGAAAGCGGGAAAA TTGGGTATGCAAAACAATCAAATGGCTCAACAGCAAATGCAACAGAGTATGCAAGGTCAATCAGGTCCAGGAGGTGGGACTCCGAACGCATTTCCACAAGCCTATGGTAATTACCCAACAATAAATGCCGGTTCAACGCCAACGGGTTATTATGCAACGGGGGCTGGAtctaccacacaaccacaagccgGTCAACAAAATCCATCGTTCCCAACGGGCTATCAGAACTATCCGTATTCACAAACGAATACAGAAAGTTAA
- the LOC100876989 gene encoding glutathione synthetase, protein MKMSRLQPCIQLQLSEEELERVVDKAKDWALMHGISMRSKERFNKNQVQVLPFTLLPSSFPKQNFEKAKSIQVLLNELIHKVAHNDDFLRKSLKSTIEADPFTAELFKIYETVYEEGYSQNLSLGLLRSDYMLHDNGIKQVELNTIASSFGGIAKVITEYHKYILSELGHADKLKNIPENNPIAGLCKGLTHAWKLYNNNDAVILFVVENITYNICDQRFHEFEIRKINADIRVIRRSLRDLVSQAKLGPNKELIVGELVVSVVYFRSGYEVEAYPTEKEWLVRLLIERSQAIKCPSIHYHLAGTKKVQQSLANPNVLSTFLNNDNEVKQIQEVFAGLYSLEFNEEGDRIIEKAVLEPKKYVLKPQREGGGNNVYDEKIKLRLEAMKNSEERCGWILMDRLYPPVQKSYIVRPQNEPFDNYLRFFDIVSELGIYGVVIGDRETILYNEEVGHVLRTKSSGENEGGIAAGIGAIDSPYLVS, encoded by the exons atgaaaatgtcACGTTTACAACCTTGTATTCAACTGCAACTTTCAGAAGAAGAATTAGAAAGAGTTGTAGATAAGGCTAAGGATTGGGCACTTATGCATG gtaTTAGTATGCGATCAAAAGAACGTTTTAACAAAAACCAAGTACAAGTATTACCATTCACTTTACTACCATCAAGTTTTCCTAAACAAAACTTTGAAAAGGCtaaaagtattcaagtattactAAATGAACTTATACATAAGGTAGCGCATAATGATGACTTTCTTAGAAAGAGTTTAAAAAG TACAATCGAAGCTGATCCATTCACAGCAGAGTTATTTAAGATATATGAAACTGTATATGAGGAAGGATACAGTCAG AATTTAAGTCTTGGTTTACTTAGATCAGATTACATGCTACATGACAATGGGATTAAACAAGTTGAATTAAATACTATTGCAAGTAGTTTTGGAGGCATAGCTAAAGTTATAACTGAGTATCATAA ATATATTTTATCAGAGTTGGGACATGCAGataaactaaaaaat ATTCCAGAAAATAATCCCATTGCAGGTCTTTGCAAAGGCTTAACACATGCAtggaaattatataataataatga tgCTGTAATACTGTTTGTTGTTGAAAATATTACTTACAATATATGTGACCAAAGATTTCATGAGTTTGAAATTCGTAAGATTAATGCAGATATCAGGGTAATCAGAAGAAGTTTAAGGGATTTAGTATCTCAAGCAAAACTGGGCCCTAATAAAGAATTGATAGt TGGAGAATTAGTGGTTTCTGTAGTTTATTTTCGTTCTGGTTACGAAGTTGAAGCTTATCCTACTGAAAAGGAGTGgttagttagattgctaatagaacGTTCTCAAGCAATAAAATGCCCATCAATACATTATCACTTAGCTGGTACTAAAAAG gtaCAACAGTCTTTAGCAAATCCCAATGTACTTAGTACCTTTTTAAATAATGACAATGAAGTAAAACAGATACAAGAAGTATTTGCTGGGCTTTATTCATTAGAATTT AATGAAGAAGGAGATAGAATTATTGAGAAGGCAGTATTAGAACCAAAAAAATATGTTCTGAAACCACAAAGGGAAGGAGGCGGAAATAATGTTTATGACGAAAAGATAAAGTTGCGTTTAGAAGCaatgaaaaattcagaagaaaGATGTGGTTGGATACTCATGGATCGTTTATATCCTCCAGTACAAAAAAGTTACATTGTACGTCCACAAAATGAACCATTTGATAATTACCTTCGCTTCTTTGATATTGTATCAGAGCTTGGTATTTATGGTGTTGTTATAGG agacagagaaacgaTACTATATAATGAAGAAGTAGGACATGTTTTAAGAACTAAATCTTCAGGTGAAAATGAAGGTGGTATAGCTGCAGGAATTGGTGCTATTGATAGTCCTTATCTTGTTAGTTAA
- the Fkbp59 gene encoding FK506-binding protein 59kD isoform X2, with the protein MAAVDISPNKDGGVLKEIIKEGVGDETPAPGSNVIVHYTGTLLDGTKFDSSKDRNEPFKFELKKGSVIKAWDIGVATMKKGEVAMLTCAPEYAYGKNGSPPKIPPNSTLKFEIEMIDWKGEDLSPDKDGSIERFQMIQGKDYITPQDGALVNVHLTGTYNDRVFEDRDVQFSLGEGEDCGVIEGVEKALESFKSGEKSRLKIKSKYAFKNVGKSEFDIPPNATVEYIVELKSFEKAVEVWSLQPQEKIEQAKIFKEKGTTYFKANKYTLAIKMYKKVTSFLEYGDDFEADLKTERNNLLLSSHLNLALCHLKIDQNVEAKDACNEALKLSPQNEKALFRRGQAYLALASPEIAIKDFQEVIKIEPKNTAAVKQIGVCNNLIKKQLAKEKKLYANMFDKFAQEDKQ; encoded by the exons ATGGCTGCAGTAGATATATCTCCCAATAAGGATGGAGGTGTTctcaaagaaattattaaagaagGTGTTGGAGATGAAACTCCAGCACCTGGAAGTAATGTAATAGTTCATTATACTGGTACTCTGCTGGATGGAACAAAGTTTGATTCGAGCAAGGATCGCAATGAACCGTTCAAGTTTGAACTTAAAAAAGGAAGTGTTATTAAAGCTTGGGATATTGGAGTAGCTACTATGAAGAAGGGTGAAGTTGCGATGTTGACTTGTGCTCCTGAATATGCATATGGAAAAAATGGTAGCCCACCTAAAATTCCACCAAATTCAACACTTAAATTTGAA ATTGAAATGATTGATTGGAAAGGAGAAGATTTAAGTCCTGACAAAGATGGAAGCATCGAGAGGTTTCAAATGATTCAAGGGAAAGACTATATTACTCCGCAAGATGGAGCTTTAGTTAATG TACATTTAACTGGAACGTATAATGATAGAGTATTTGAAGATAGAGATGTTCAGTTTTCTCTCGGAGAAGGAGAAGATTGTGGTGTTATAGAAGGTGTAGAGAAAGCCTTAGAGAGCTTTAAAAGTGGAGAAAAATCTAGACTTAAAATTAAGAGTAAATAcgcatttaaaaatgtaggaaaatCGGAATTTGATATTCCACCAAATGCAACTGTGGAATATATTgtagaattaaaaagttttgaaaag GCTGTAGAAGTTTGGTCTTTACAGCCTCAGGAAAAAATAGAACAAGCTAAGATTTTCAAAGAAAAAGGTACCACATACTTCAAAGCAAATAAGTACACTTTAGCTATCAAAATGTATAAGAAAGTTACTTCATTCCTGGAATATGGAGACGATTTTGAAGCAGATCTTAAAACGGAAAGAAATAATCTTCTTTTGTCTTCACACTTGAATCTGGCTCTATGCCACTTAAAAATAGATCAAAATGTTGAAGCAAAGGATGCATGTAATGAAGCTTTGAAGTTAAGTCCACAAAACGAAAAAGCACTGTTTAGAAGGGGACAAGCGTACCTTGCACTGGCGTCACCTGAAATTGCAATTAAGGATTTCCAAGAAGTTATAAAGATAGAACCAAAAAATACAGCAGCTGTGAAACAAATCGgtgtttgtaataatttaattaaaaaacaattagcgaaagagaaaaaattatatGCCAATATGTTTGACAAGTTTGCCCAAGAGGATAAGCAG TAA